In the Nitrospinota bacterium genome, GTCCCAGTGATTTTTTAACCTTCTGCGAGTCAAAATTTTCGGGATTTAAAATAGATGTGTCACGGCAATGATGTATCAGGCAGCCAGAAAAACGGTTTTGCAAAAACTTGTTACTGACAATGATAGAATCGGCAAAACCAACGAGTTTTTCCATGAGCCAGGTATAAGGCAATCCATTAGGATTGGAAAAATTCATAAAACGGCCTACACTCCCCCAAAAACCAGAGTGATAATAGAACCCTGCTTCCCAATCATCAATGTCCAGTATGACAGGTTTTCGGGAAGACCATTTTTTCAATAAAGCTATTCCAAAACTTGTCGGCCGCAATTTGCAGGCAATATAAATATCTGCATCCATATCCCGAAGCATTTTACGGATGGTAGAGATAAAGAATGGATAGCGTCTCCAGGGATAGATCTCAATATGAATATCAACATCACGCATGGGGTACCAAGTGGCCCCATTTTTTGATACTCCAATGATTTTTACGTCATGATGAGATGAAAGAGCACTTGCTAGTAAGGCGGCCCTTCCCAGGGAATTATTTGAGATGTCAAAACAGAGCAGGCAGATTTTCACATTTATATCTTAATATAGATTGATAGGAGGTATCATGTTGTTGGCTCAGGATTGTTGGAATAGTAGTTGTCAGTTAAGAAACAGAAATGCTGTCAGAGTTTATTTCAGGTATTTTCCCGAAAGAGAATACGCACAATGTGGTGAACCCTATTTAATTAATGGCCAGTAACAGGTTTCATGTTTGAAAATAGAAAGAAAACAAAATTATTTTTTGAGATTATCATGGTTGCTTTATTTCTTCTATTTAATTATTGTGATGAATCAGTATGGCAGGATTCGTTGGTATGGAGTGGAAGATATTTTACAGCTAAAAATCTGCAATATCTTTAATATCCTAAAGAGATTCTCGGTGTTTGGTCTGTGCGGGCAAATACTTTTCTTTTTCATAGTCTACCTTCATTTTAATCAACACTGATTAATGTTGACCTCCCTCCAAAACCTTTTAAATAAGAAGACAAATAATCAATTGGTATTCCTCTGGTTGATTGTGTGTTTCTTTGCCTTGTCGTATAAGCTGGGAGAGGTCCCTCCTTATCATAGTGATGAAAACTACTATGTTGAATCCGTTCGTACCATGGTCGAATCAGGAGATTACCTCACTCCCATGTACCACGATGAAAAGAGGTTTGCTAAGCCTATCCTTTACTACTGGCTGATGTCTGTTTCTTACAAGATATTTGGTGTTAGTTTGGTTTCGGCCCGATTGACTTCCGTGTTTTTTGGGACCCTGACGATTGCTCTTCTTTATTTTCTTTCTAACCGATTGTTTGAAGAGCAGACAGCATTATACAGTGCTTTAATCCTGCCAGCCATGTATATGCATTTTCAGATTTCAAGATGGGCAACGACTGACATAGTGATGAATTTTTTTATTCTTTTGTCGATCTATTATTTTTTATGCTCATATAAAAATGACTTTAAAGGTAAGGCCGAAATCAGTCTGTTTTATCTTGCTGCGGCTATGGGCTTCATGACAAAGGGGCCCCCGGCAGTCATCATTCCCATTCTTACGGCAGTAATATTTTTGCTTATAACCGGACGAGGGGTCTGGTCAAAAATGCAAATTGGGAAGGGTCTTGTGATTTTAGCTTTGGTGATCCTTCCATGGTTTTCAATAATGTTTTTTCTTCATGGAGATGAGTTCAAGAATCATATTGTTGGAGCTGAGATCACCAACAGGCTTGTTCATGACACCCCATTCAGCCTCTACTTTTTTGGGGCGTTGTTTCGATATAATTTACCTTGGATATTGTTTTTTCTGGTAGTATTTTTCCACCAATCAGGTCTTCAAAGTTGTTTCATTAGGCCCGCTTCTGGGCTAAGTGGATATTTAAAGAATGTTTCCCATAGTATCAGTAATCATATAAAAGTTCTGTTCAGAAAGGTAAATGAACCCATATTATTTTGTTATATCTGGATTTTTGTATGCCTTGCTCTTTTCACAATTGTAAGGACAGAGCATAGTCGCTATATGTTGCCGGCCTCCCCGGCGGTTGCCATGATTGTTGCAAAGTTTTTTTCGGATTTAAGATATGCAGACTTGGGCAGGGCGGGCTATAAATTATCTTCTTTGGTCACAGCTGTAATATTTTTCGGGATCGCAATAACTTCAGGTGGGGCGCTGTATGTTCTTAACCAAATTTATGATATCCCATATGTATATTTCCTGTTGTCAGCGGTTTTCCTTGTGGCCGGTATTTGTATCATCAGGCTTGTTAAGAAGCGCCAGTATGGAAAACAGGTCTTCGTGATTTCCTTTTCTCTGGTTTTTGCATTCTCTTTTTTAAGTGGTGAGATTATTCCACATATTAACCGTTATCCAATGAAAAAGTTTTCCACGAAAATAATTGCGGAAAATAATTCGGCTTATGTAGCGGTGTATCAGTTGGGGAACCAAAGAGCAAGGCTTGGTGTGCTGACTGGGCAAAAGGTCTTCGGGCTTTCACAGCCAAATGAAGTTCAGAAATTTGTTGATACAGATGAGCAGGTTTTTATAGTTATGCGGGAAAAAAGTTTCAAGGAAAACTTTTCCAGCCTTCCTTTAAAGGTTTTAGAGCAAGATATTGCTTGGTTGAGGGGAGATTTTGATAGGAAAAAAATTGAAGGGTTTATCAGTAAAGGCGAGTCTGGAGAAATTTCAGAACTTACAGAAAAAATTTATTTATTGTCAAATAAGTAAAAATTTATTTGATTATAGGTGGTCGAATTTTTGAAAAATCGTAACTTATTTTGTCCTGGTTTATCATTGAAGTAAAAAATGCGTATTTGTCATTGGCTTCAATTAGATAAATTTTTTCAGGGTAAAGATTTATCAGCTTCTTGAGCTCGGGGGTGGACCCTAACCATGTCTTTGTTGGATTAGAGGATAGAATTTCTATTAACTGTTCAGGGTCGCGTATAACATTCGTTTCAATGTCACGATCAGAATAAAACCGCAATGCCAATCTGGGGTTTGATGCTGTGAGATAGTAGTTTCCTATTGTCTGATTTTCGGGGGTATTGAGGTTTATTGTGGCAGCCAATTCCCTGACTTCTTTACTGCTTTGCGCTAAAGTAACTTTGACCTGAAAAAAAGTCGCGTTAATAAATAGAATGGTTATAGCAACGACACTGACCATTATACCCATGGCATAATTTTTTTTGTCAGGGCCCAGCCAGTCAGAGATAGTTTTTGCGCATATGATGGCGAGAGCAGGAAAAATCATGAGCAAATAACGGAGTGTCTGGTTTTTACTCGAACTCATTATCAATAAAGTGATAACAGGCCAAAGGAAGAGCAATAAGGATACTTTGTCTCTCTCAATAAATCCGCGTTTCCCAAATTGTATTAGACCCCATAACGCAAAAGGAAGCCAGGGCCAGTAATTTCTCAAAAAGTCTTTTGTATATCCCAAAAAATAAAAGGGTTCTTTGGCTCCGCCAAAACTCCTGCCCATAATTATCCATCCGAAGTGACTGCCAATAAAGCCCTGGCCGAAGTGCTGCCAATTTATAATGTGCCAACTGAACCCTAAAAAAAGAGCTATTAGGCATCCCGCTATAAACCATGGATTTATGATTTCTTTCCATTGTTTGCTTAAAATGAAAAATGTTCCGACGATAACCAGGGGAAAGAGTCCAAGAACACTTTTTGACAGTATTGCTCCTGCGGTAGAGAGACCAAAGATTATATACCAGCGCTTGTTATCCCTGGTTTTTAAATAAGCATAAAATGATAGTGTGACAAAAAACGCCAGGGGAATATCGACCATTCCTCTACGGGAAGCATCGACAAATATCCCTGGAAAAAGTAAAACAAAAGCTGAGGCAAAACCGACCCAGTAATCTTTATAAAGCAATACACTCAATTTATACGTGATCAGAACGATTCCAGTTGCAAACAGGGCTGAAGAGAAAATCGCGGAATAACTGGATACCCCAAACATGCTGAATGCCAAAGCTGTAAACCAGAGAGGAAGGGGAGTGTTGTCAAAGGTCGGTGCTCCGGAAAAAGTGATGATCCAAAAGGATCCGGATTCTAAAATCTCCTTTGCCTTCTGGGCGTAATAGGCATCGTCAAAATTAGTGATGCCTGTGTCCAGTTGTCGGCCCAGGAATATTAAGAGCGAGGAAAAAATCAGAAATGAAACCTGAAACCTCTTGTCATTAAGAGTTGAATTCAAATTATATGTTTTGGGGGGTTAAAAATTGAAAGAGAAAGCCAGTGACGAATTCTGAAAAATAATTACTTCTGTTAAATTTATTTCAAATATTGGTTTATATGCTTTCGGTCATTATCGGTTAATCTTGGGCTGAACAAAAAACCAAAGGTTTCGAGTCGCCAAACCAGAATATCCAAGCCTTTGAGCATTTTGAACCAGTATATCATGGCGGAAAAAAAAGGTTTTTGTATCAATCCATTCTGGCAAAGGAAAAAATCCCACAATTGTTTTTTTGATTTTCGGATAAGAGGCCAGTTTCCTCTTGCCCTTATAATTTGGCAGAGCTTGAAAAAATTTTTAATGTTTTGCAACATGTTAATATTCTAAGGAAATGCATTTATGCGAAAGACTGTTCTAATAGCTTGAGGTTCTTGACAAACCTGACGGCATATAAATTTTATATCATCCTATTCATGAAGTAAATACTGCTTCGTTATACTTGTGATAGTCTTAAAGTTGATCTT is a window encoding:
- a CDS encoding glycosyltransferase family 39 protein, with the translated sequence MNSTLNDKRFQVSFLIFSSLLIFLGRQLDTGITNFDDAYYAQKAKEILESGSFWIITFSGAPTFDNTPLPLWFTALAFSMFGVSSYSAIFSSALFATGIVLITYKLSVLLYKDYWVGFASAFVLLFPGIFVDASRRGMVDIPLAFFVTLSFYAYLKTRDNKRWYIIFGLSTAGAILSKSVLGLFPLVIVGTFFILSKQWKEIINPWFIAGCLIALFLGFSWHIINWQHFGQGFIGSHFGWIIMGRSFGGAKEPFYFLGYTKDFLRNYWPWLPFALWGLIQFGKRGFIERDKVSLLLFLWPVITLLIMSSSKNQTLRYLLMIFPALAIICAKTISDWLGPDKKNYAMGIMVSVVAITILFINATFFQVKVTLAQSSKEVRELAATINLNTPENQTIGNYYLTASNPRLALRFYSDRDIETNVIRDPEQLIEILSSNPTKTWLGSTPELKKLINLYPEKIYLIEANDKYAFFTSMINQDKISYDFSKIRPPIIK
- a CDS encoding glycosyltransferase family 39 protein, with the protein product MLTSLQNLLNKKTNNQLVFLWLIVCFFALSYKLGEVPPYHSDENYYVESVRTMVESGDYLTPMYHDEKRFAKPILYYWLMSVSYKIFGVSLVSARLTSVFFGTLTIALLYFLSNRLFEEQTALYSALILPAMYMHFQISRWATTDIVMNFFILLSIYYFLCSYKNDFKGKAEISLFYLAAAMGFMTKGPPAVIIPILTAVIFLLITGRGVWSKMQIGKGLVILALVILPWFSIMFFLHGDEFKNHIVGAEITNRLVHDTPFSLYFFGALFRYNLPWILFFLVVFFHQSGLQSCFIRPASGLSGYLKNVSHSISNHIKVLFRKVNEPILFCYIWIFVCLALFTIVRTEHSRYMLPASPAVAMIVAKFFSDLRYADLGRAGYKLSSLVTAVIFFGIAITSGGALYVLNQIYDIPYVYFLLSAVFLVAGICIIRLVKKRQYGKQVFVISFSLVFAFSFLSGEIIPHINRYPMKKFSTKIIAENNSAYVAVYQLGNQRARLGVLTGQKVFGLSQPNEVQKFVDTDEQVFIVMREKSFKENFSSLPLKVLEQDIAWLRGDFDRKKIEGFISKGESGEISELTEKIYLLSNK
- a CDS encoding glycosyltransferase family 4 protein gives rise to the protein MKICLLCFDISNNSLGRAALLASALSSHHDVKIIGVSKNGATWYPMRDVDIHIEIYPWRRYPFFISTIRKMLRDMDADIYIACKLRPTSFGIALLKKWSSRKPVILDIDDWEAGFYYHSGFWGSVGRFMNFSNPNGLPYTWLMEKLVGFADSIIVSNKFLQNRFSGCLIHHCRDTSILNPENFDSQKVKKSLGLENNRVIMFMGTPRAHKGIDDLIKAFESLNHSDLRLVFIGAEPSFNPRQEKIVVLPKTSFNDLPKYLSAADILVVPQRDTTDTQGQIPAKLFDAMAMAKPVITTRVSDIPEVLGGNGYLVEPGDSDGLARAIQHVLDQPLEATEKGIRARKRCVELFDIKVMERKLLKLIEKTIEKL